CACAAGACGACCTTCCTGGTCGGCGCGGTGGGCTTCGCCGGTGCCTCGGCCGCGATCGGCTTCGCCGGCAACATCCAGACGGTGATCGCCTTCCGCGTCCTGCAGGGCCTGTTCGGCGCGCTGCTCCAGCCCGCCGCCCTCGGCCTGCTGCGCGGCGCCTTCCCGGTCGAGAAGCTGAACATGGCGATCGGCATCTGGGCGGGCGTGATCGGTGCCTCCACCGCGGCCGGTCCGATCGTCGGCGGCCTGCTGGTCGAGCACGTGTCCTGGCAGTCGGTGTTCTTCATCAACATCCCGGTCGGCCTGCTCGCGCTCGCGCTCGGCATCTGGATCCTTCGGGACGTCCGCGCCGAGAACGCCGCGAAGTCCTTCGACATCCCCGGCATCCTGCTGCTCTCGGCCGCGATGTTCATGCTGGTCTGGGGCATCATCAAGGCTCCGACCTGGGGCTGGGGCGACATCAGCACGATCCTCTTCCTCGGCGGCGCCGTCGTGGCCCTGGTCGCCTTCGCCCTCTGGCAGCGGGTCGCCAGGGAGCCCCTGATCCCGCTCAGCCTGTTCCGCTCGGTGCCGCTGTCGGCGGGCACCCTGCTGATGATCCTGATGGCGTTCTCGTTCTTCGGCGCGATCTTCTTCGTGACCTTCTACCTGCAGAACGTGCACGGGATGTCCCCGGTCGACGCCGGTGTCCACCTGCTCCCGATGACCGGAATGATGATCGTCGGCGCGCCGGCGGCCGGCGCCGCGATCGGCAAGGTCGGCCCGCGCATCCCGATCGTGGTCGGCATGGTCATCACCTCCGTGGCCATGTACGGCATGTCCACCCTGAACGCGAACTCCGGCAGCGGCGTGATGTCGCTCTGGTTCGTCCTGATGGGCCTGGGCATCAGCCCCGTCCTGGTCGGCGCCACCGAGGTCATCGTCGGCAACGCCCCGCTGGAGCTCTCCGGCGTCGCCGGCGGCCTGCAGCAGGCCGCCATGCAGGTCGGCGGCAGCCTCGGCACCGCCGTCCTGGGCGCGCTGATGGCGGCCAAGGTCACCGACGTGCTGCCCGGCAACTGGGCCGCGGCCGGTCTGCCGCCGGTCGAGGGGGCCGGCGCGCAGGGCCTGCGGCAGGCCGCCCAGCTCGGCATCGCCCCGCCCGCCCAGCCGGGTACGCCGCAGCAGGCCGTGGACGCGATGGCCGGCGCGGTGCACGACTCCTTCGTCAGCGGCATGTCGCTGGCCTTCGCGGTCGCCTCCGTGGTGGCCTTCGCGGCGGCGCTGCTCGGCCTGCTGGCCAAGCGCGGCAGCACCGACGCCGGCCCGGCCGTGCACATCTGACCGGCCTGGCGACCGACCGTCCGCCCCCGGCGCCCGCGTGGCGCCGGGGGCGCGGTCGTCCCCGGCCGGGCGGCGGGCGCGGGGCGTGCGACGTCCGGCCGAATCACCCGCCCGCCGCGGGTGTGGCGTCTTGCGCGGGGATCGGACGCACGGTGGGCTGTGCGCATGACCAGCCAGGATGCCAGCGGTGAGAAGCAGTCGTCCGGTCCGGGGTCACCCGGGCCCGGGCGGGTGGCCCGGTTCCTCGGCCGGCCGGGCGGGTTCGCCGCGGCCGCCGGCCTCGCCACGGCCGTCCTGATGGCCGTGCGGATCTTCCTGCCCGGCCCCGTCGGCATGGCCGACAACGGCGACGGCCCGCGCCGGATGTGCACCCTGGAGGCCGTCACGCGGCTGGAGCCCGGCTCCACGCCCTGGTGGTCGTACGCCAACTTCGGCTATGCGCACGCGGAGCCCGGCGGCTGCGACCCGGAGGCCGCCTACCGCAGCAGCGGCACCTGGCTGCTGCGCGCGGCGCAGCCGCTCGGGCACTGGCTCGGCCTGCCCGGGGTGGTCGATCTGCGGGCGCTCGCGGTGCTCTTCTGCCTGCTGGCCGGTCTTGCCACGGCCGTCTTCGCGGCGGCGCTGCGCGGCGGCCTCCCGGCACGCTCGCTGATCTGCGCGGCCCTGTTCGCCGTCGTCGGCGACAGCGTCTTCGCGGGCTACGCCGCCTCTCCCTACAGCGAGGCGGCGGGGCTGCTCGGCATCCTCGCGGCCACCGCGGGAGCGGCGCACCTCGGCGGATCGGCCCGCGCACGGCTCGGCGGGCTGCTGGTCCTCACCGCCGGCGCGGTGGTCGCGGTGGCCTCCAAGACCCAGTCCGTGACGATGGCGGCCCCCTTCGCCGGCCTGCTGCTGCTCACCCGTGTCCCGCTGGGACGGGCGGCCGGCGCGTGGGCGAGCCGGGTGCTGCCGCTCTGCGCGACCGCCGTGATCCTGGCGACCGGGGTCGTCACCCTGCAGTGGCAGACCGAGTCGTTCAAGGTGATCAACCCCACCGAGGTGGTCTTCGTGGGCCTGCTCGGGACGAGCGCCGATCCGGCCGGATCGGCCGTGGAGCTCGGCCTGCCGGCGGACTTCGCCCAGTACGCCGGGCGCAGCTGGTGGACGCCCGACCCGCCGCAGAGCGACCCGCGCTGGCCCCTGGTGCGCGACCGGATGACGTACGGCAACATCGCCGCCTTCCTGCTCAGGCACCCGGGCGTCGCCGCCGACATCGCGCTCGGGGCCGTCGAGGACTTCGACGCCGCCCGGCCCACCTACCTCGGGTCCTACCCGGTGGGCGCCGGGGAGCCGGCCGGCGCCCAGGAGTCGCGGCTGACCGTCTTCAGCGCACTGCTGCGGTTCCTCGGCGGCGGGACGCTGCTGCTGATCGTCCTGGCCGTCGGCGCGGTCGGGGCCCGGCGGCTGCGCGCCCTGCGGGACGACCCGCGCCGGCGCGCCCTGGTCGGCGCGGCGCTCTGCCTGGCCGGCATCACCGTCGCGCAGTTCCTGACCGCCGCGTACGGCGAGGCGATCGAGGGCGTCAAGCACCAGGTCTTCTCGCTCTTCGCCGCCGGGCTGGTCCTGGTGGTCGCCGCGGCCGCCGTCTGCTGCGCCCCGCGTCCGGCGGCCGTCGAGGGCCTGCCGGAGCCGGCCCGCCGGGAGCCGGAGCGGCTCCCGGAACGGGTCGGCTGAGGGCTCCCGGGCGCTACCGGCCGCGGCCCTGCTGGAAGCGTCCGGCCTCCAGGGCGACCAGCGGCGCCGGGTAGTCCGGCCGCTCCGCCAGCAGCCAGGGCCGGTGCACCGCCGCCCCGGGGACACCGGCCAGCTCCGGCACCCAGCGCCGGACGTACGCCCCGTCCGGGTCGAAGCGCTTGGCCTGGGTGAGCGGGTTGAGCACCCGGTTGGGGCGGGTGTCCGTCCCGGTGCCGGCCACCCACTGCCAGTTCAGCTGGTTGTTGGCGACGTCGCCGTCCACCAGCAGCGACAGGAAGTGCGCGGCGCCCTCGCGCCAGTCCAG
The sequence above is drawn from the Kitasatospora sp. NBC_00315 genome and encodes:
- a CDS encoding MFS transporter, coding for MSQSVVKNAKADAPPPGAPARGRSLQGHPWLTLLTVAVGVMMVALDGTIVAIANPVIQADLKASPADIQWVTSGYLLALAVFLITAGKIGDRFGHKTTFLVGAVGFAGASAAIGFAGNIQTVIAFRVLQGLFGALLQPAALGLLRGAFPVEKLNMAIGIWAGVIGASTAAGPIVGGLLVEHVSWQSVFFINIPVGLLALALGIWILRDVRAENAAKSFDIPGILLLSAAMFMLVWGIIKAPTWGWGDISTILFLGGAVVALVAFALWQRVAREPLIPLSLFRSVPLSAGTLLMILMAFSFFGAIFFVTFYLQNVHGMSPVDAGVHLLPMTGMMIVGAPAAGAAIGKVGPRIPIVVGMVITSVAMYGMSTLNANSGSGVMSLWFVLMGLGISPVLVGATEVIVGNAPLELSGVAGGLQQAAMQVGGSLGTAVLGALMAAKVTDVLPGNWAAAGLPPVEGAGAQGLRQAAQLGIAPPAQPGTPQQAVDAMAGAVHDSFVSGMSLAFAVASVVAFAAALLGLLAKRGSTDAGPAVHI